One window from the genome of Musa acuminata AAA Group cultivar baxijiao chromosome BXJ1-4, Cavendish_Baxijiao_AAA, whole genome shotgun sequence encodes:
- the LOC135640306 gene encoding uncharacterized protein LOC135640306 — protein sequence MKGSRGRGSATAETAADREVPLSQKAVKVVGNVCFSLFVLSVLIFTIVSITYQPPDPWFDSPKAIISKSLAATLPNATFRTDDSVLQTGEDLVPLTAADNSTTAKADADNASSAAIVLPSLAPDCDPDAPLNCSDPRVLAAIQRFNTRIFHRSIIFLSYETPVSGSAPWECDAAWRFRNHREKSWRRYKDYRRFRLAPADNCTYEVVSAGKFRSGVNAAPKPPLRLQSSSRAPPSQIADAEINDTIPTLGSESNFRKGKYLYYTRGGDYCKGMNHYLWSFLCALGEAQFLNRTFVMDLNVCLAATYNPSGRDEEGKDFRYYFDFEHLKESASVVEESEFLRDWQQWDRATSRKAGGKITVLKVPTYKVTPMQLKKDPSTIIWRQFDGPEPENYWYRVCEGRSAKYIQRPWQAIWKSKRLMNIVSEIAGQMDWEYDGIHVVRGEKARNKELWPNLDADTSPEALVQKLTKVIHQWRNLYIATNEPFYNYFDKLRSHYKVHLLDDYKEMWGNTSEWYNETMALNNGHPVEFDGYMRVAVDTEVLYRAKNRVETFNNLTRDCKDGINTC from the coding sequence ATGAAGGGTTCTCGGGGTAGGGGCAGCGCAACCGCGGAAACGGCGGCAGATCGGGAGGTGCCGCTGAGTCAGAAGGCGGTCAAAGTAGTCGGGAACGTGTGCTTCTCGCTCTTCGTGCTCTCCGTGCTCATCTTCACCATCGTCTCCATCACCTACCAACCCCCCGACCCCTGGTTCGACTCCCCCAAGGCCATCATCTCGAAGTCCCTCGCCGCCACCCTCCCCAACGCTACATTCCGCACCGACGACTCCGTCCTCCAAACCGGCGAGGACCTCGTCCCCCTTACGGCTGCCGATAACTCGACTACTGCCAAAGCTGATGCCGACAACGCCTCCTCCGCTGCCATAGTCCTCCCATCTCTGGCGCCGGACTGCGACCCCGACGCTCCGCTTAACTGCTCCGACCCCCGCGTCCTCGCTGCGATCCAGCGCTTCAATACCCGTATCTTTCATCGCTCTATCATATTCCTCAGCTATGAGACGCCCGTATCTGGATCCGCCCCCTGGGAGTGCGACGCTGCCTGGCGCTTCCGCAACCACCGCGAGAAGTCCTGGCGACGCTACAAGGACTACCGCCGCTTCCGCCTCGCCCCCGCTGACAACTGCACCTACGAGGTTGTCTCCGCCGGAAAATTTCGCTCCGGCGTCAACGCGGCCCCCAAGCCTCCACTGCGGCTCCAGTCTTCGTCCCGGGCCCCTCCCTCCCAAATCGCGGATGCCGAGATCAACGACACGATCCCGACGCTCGGATCTGAATCAAACTTCCGAAAAGGGAAATATCTCTACTACACGCGCGGTGGCGATTACTGCAAGGGGATGAATCATTACCTGTGGAGCTTCCTTTGCGCCCTCGGCGAGGCCCAGTTCTTGAACCGGACGTTTGTGATGGATCTCAACGTCTGTTTGGCTGCCACTTACAATCCCAGTGGCCGGGATGAGGAGGGTAAGGATTTCCGATACTACTTCGATTTCGAGCACCTCAAGGAGTCGGCATCGGTGGTGGAGGAGAGTGAATTCTTGAGGGACTGGCAACAATGGGATCGTGCCACAAGCCGAAAGGCTGGTGGCAAGATCACCGTCCTCAAGGTGCCGACGTACAAGGTCACGCCAATGCAGCTCAAGAAGGACCCAAGCACCATCATCTGGAGGCAGTTTGACGGGCCAGAGCCCGAGAATTACTGGTACCGTGTGTGTGAGGGTCGGTCTGCTAAGTACATTCAGCGGCCATGGCAAGCAATTTGGAAATCCAAGCGGCTGATGAACATTGTGTCGGAGATCGCAGGACAGATGGACTGGGAGTATGATGGCATACATGTGGTCCGTGGCGAGAAGGCCAGGAACAAGGAACTGTGGCCTAATTTGGATGCAGATACTTCTCCTGAGGCCCTGGTGCAGAAGCTAACAAAGGTGATACATCAATGGAGGAATCTCTATATTGCCACGAATGAGCCATTCTATAACTACTTTGATAAACTGAGATCACACTATAAGGTGCATTTGCTTGACGATTACAAGGAGATGTGGGGAAACACAAGCGAGTGGTATAATGAGACGATGGCTCTAAACAATGGCCACCCTGTGGAGTTTGATGGGTACATGAGGGTTGCAGTGGATACAGAGGTGCTCTATAGGGCAAAGAATCGGGTGGAAACATTCAATAATCTAACAAGGGACTGTAAGGATGGTATTAACACATGCTAG
- the LOC135671972 gene encoding chaperone protein dnaJ 49-like — protein sequence MEGNKDDALKCLRIGKDALQSGDRTRAVKFLSKARRLDPTLPIDGLLSAAADSDGKSGGPADSAASSNASQPDEPSSGTSSRAAAASVSSASKVRISSDGPGSSRDYTDEQVTVISQIKKLNDYYQILGVEKGCTVEEVRKAYRKLSLKVHPDKNKAPGADEAFKAVSKAFQCLSDNESRKRYDLLGSDEPDRPVAQRGNHGFNGFYDEDFDADEIFRNFFFGGGPPVATHFRTFRFRTGGTGGVSAHEMHGSVNHNLRMLIQILPIIILFLLNFLPSSEPIYMLFRSYPYEHKLETSRGVAYFVKSVKFEEEYPYESPKRIALEEHVESDYVGILEQNCRVELQRRHWGLSYQTPHCDRLQKFEAAA from the coding sequence ATGGAGGGGAACAAAGATGATGCTTTGAAGTGCCTCCGGATCGGTAAGGACGCATTGCAGTCCGGTGATCGGACTCGCGCCGTCAAATTCCTCTCCAAGGCTCGCCGTCTAGATCCCACTTTGCCGATCGACGGCCTCCTCTCCGCCGCTGCTGACTCTGATGGCAAATCCGGCGGTCCCGCTGATTCCGCTGCGTCGTCGAACGCTTCCCAGCCTGACGAGCCATCGAGCGGTACTTCTTCCCGTGCTGCCGCTGCATCCGTCTCTTCTGCTTCCAAGGTTAGGATTTCCTCGGATGGTCCTGGGTCTTCGAGGGACTACACTGACGAGCAGGTGACCGTCATCAGTCAGATTAAGAAGCTGAATGATTACTATCAGATCTTGGGGGTTGAAAAAGGATGCACTGTGGAGGAAGTTAGGAAGGCCTACCGGAAGCTCTCTTTGAAGGTGCATCCTGACAAGAACAAGGCGCCTGGTGCTGATGAAGCCTTTAAGGCTGTATCTAAGGCCTTCCAGTGCTTGAGCGACAATGAGAGCAGGAAAAGGTATGATCTTCTCGGTTCAGATGAGCCTGATCGGCCGGTGGCACAGCGTGGCAATCATGGTTTCAATGGCTTTTATGACGAGGACTTTGATGCTGATGAGATCTTCAGGAACTTCTTTTTTGGTGGAGGGCCTCCGGTTGCCACTCATTTTCGCACTTTCCGCTTTAGAACTGGTGGCACGGGTGGGGTGAGTGCTCATGAGATGCATGGTTCTGTCAATCATAATCTCCGGATGCTCATACAGATCTTGCCTATCATTATCCTGTTCTTGCTGAACTTCCTTCCATCTTCTGAACCAATATATATGCTGTTCCGATCCTATCCTTATGAGCACAAGCTAGAAACATCAAGGGGTGTGGCATACTTTGTTAAGTCAGTGAAATTTGAGGAGGAATATCCTTATGAGAGCCCAAAACGCATTGCTTTGGAGGAACATGTGGAGAGTGACTATGTTGGGATCCTTGAACAGAATTGCCGGGTTGAGTTGCAGAGACGACACTGGGGACTGTCATACCAAACACCACATTGCGATAGGCTTCAGAAGTTTGAGGCAGCAGCTTGA
- the LOC135640312 gene encoding GTP-binding nuclear protein Ran1B-like — protein MALPNQQTVDYPSFKLVLVGDGGTGKTTFVKRHLTGEFEKKYEPTIGVEVHPLDFFTNCGKIRFYCWDTAGQEKFGGLRDGYYIHGQCAIIMFDVTARLTYKNVPTWHRDLCRVCENIPIVLCGNKVDVKNRQVKAKQVTFHRKKNLQYYEISAKSNYNFEKPFLYLARKLAGDPNLHFVESPALAPPEVQIDLAAQQQHEAELAAAAAQPLPDDDDDVFD, from the exons ATG GCGTTGCCGAATCAGCAAACCGTCGATTACCCGAGCTTCAAGCTCGTTCTCGTCGGCGATGGAGGGACTG GAAAAACTACGTTTGTGAAGAGGCACCTTACTGGTGAATTCGAGAAGAAGTATGAGC CTACTATTGGTGTTGAGGTCCATCCTTTGGATTTCTTCACAAACTGTGGGAAGATCCGGTTCTATTGCTGGGATACGGCTGGTCAAGAGAAATTTGGTGGTCTTCGGGATGGATACTA TATACATGGTCAATGTGCGATTATCATGTTCGATGTCACTGCCAGGTTGACTTACAAAAATGTTCCAACATGGCACCGGGATCTTTGCAG GGTTTGTGAGAATATTCCGATCGTCCTTTGTGGTAACAAGGTCGATGTGAAGAACAGGCAGGTCAAAGCTAAGCAAGTTACATTCCACAGGAAGAAGAACCTCCAATACTATGAGATTTCTGCAAAGAGCAATTACAACTTTGAGAAGCCTTTCCTTTACCTCGCTAGAAAACTTGCAGG GGACCCAAATCTTCACTTTGTTGAATCACCGGCTCTTGCACCTCCTGAAGTCCAGATTGACCTGGCTGCACAGCAACA GCATGAAGCTGAACTGGCTGCAGCTGCTGCCCAACCTCTTCCTGACGATGACGATGATGTATTTGATTAG
- the LOC135640317 gene encoding uncharacterized protein LOC135640317 → MDLDEEKNPNDSDPLIWRQTESSPSPDGLDEIKDDEADANSSACCRICLESDTFTGDELISPCMCKGTQQFVHRSCLDHWRSVKEGFAFSHCTTCKALFHLRVEFLEDYSWRKIKFRIFVARDVLLVFLAVQTVIATIGGFSYFLDKNGSFRNSFSDGWDRILSKHPIPFYYCIGVLAFFVLLGFFGLILHCSSFNSNGPCMTGCRNCCYGWGILDCFPASMEACFALVVIFVIVFAILGIAYGFLAATMAIQRIWQRHYHILTKRELTKEYVVEDLHGCYAPPKMDPEHEERLRVLKLL, encoded by the exons ATGGATCTGGACGAAGAGAAGAACCCGAACGATTCCGATCCCCTTATCTGGAGACAGACCGAATCTTCTCCGTCGCCGGATGGTTTGGACGAGATCAAGGACGACGAGGCGGATGCTAATTCATCTGCGTGCTGCCGCATCTGCCTTGAGAGCGATACCTTCACAG GTGATGAGTTGATATCTCCATGCATGTGCAAAGGCACTCAGCAGTTTGTCCACCGGTCATGTCTTGATCATTGGCGTTCAGTGAAG GAAGGATTTGCCTTTTCACACTGCACAACATGTAAGGCTCTGTTCCATCTGCGAGTGGAATTTCTTGAGGACTATTCATGGCGCAAAATAAAGTTCCGGATTTTCGTAGCTAGAGATGTTCTCCTTGTCTTCCTTGCTGTACAAACT GTCATTGCTACTATTGGTGGTTTTTCCTATTTCCTAGACAAAAATGGGAGCTTCAGGAATTCCTTCAGCGATGGTTGGGACCGCATACTGTCGAAGCATCCAATACCCTTCTATTACTGCATAG GTGTCTTGGCATTCTTTGTGCTTCTTGGGTTTTTTGGGCTTATACTGCACTGCTCATCCTTCAACAGCAATGGTCCCTGCATGACTGGTTGTCGAAACTGCTGCTATGGCTGGGGAATACTGGATTGCTTCCCTGCTTCCATGGAGGCTTGCTTTGCATTGGTGGTCATCTTTGTCATTGTATTTGCTATCCTAGGCATCGCCTACGGCTTCCTGGCAGCTACCATGGCCATCCAAAGGATTTGGCAGAGGCATTATCACATCCTCACGAAGAGGGAGCTCACCAAG GAATATGTGGTAGAGGACCTTCACGGGTGTTATGCGCCACCGAAAATGGATCCCGAGCATGAAGAACGGTTGAGAGTGCTAAAGCTCCTGTAG
- the LOC135672266 gene encoding probable 2-oxoglutarate-dependent dioxygenase AOP1, which translates to MRRHLPMIDFSGVSMACAGTPAWDAVQEQVMPALEFHGCFEAVYNRVASELRLSLLGIAKDLLSLPLRTKLRNASDAPYGGYLGHFPGLAYESLAIRDATLPHTIPNFASLMWPSGSNPNFCEKARSFTKQVAELEEMVRRMVLESLGVAKYAEEQMQSTYYLLRFTEYGAAGEWDEEKRKLAHMAHRDTNMLSIVCQLNEVDGLQVEAMDGEWHLAAPRSVASFFVIAGEAFHAWSNGRVYAPMHGVAMDGTVARYSAILFSRPMSEQTIQAPAELVDGDHPSLFRPFEYGDFLHFCVSAEGRKLKKCRLSAYRREEDITKEDEA; encoded by the exons ATGCGACGGCATCTCCCTATGATCGACTTCTCCGGTGTCAGCATGGCTTGCGCGGGAACGCCGGCCTGGGACGCCGTTCAGGAGCAGGTGATGCCGGCTCTCGAATTCCACGGCTGCTTCGAGGCCGTGTACAACCGGGTCGCCTCCGAGCTCCGCCTTTCCCTACTGGGGATCGCCAAGGATCTCTTGTCCCTCCCTCTTCGGACCAAGCTCAGGAATGCCTCCGATGCGCCCTACGGCGGCTACCTCGGCCACTTTCCAGGCCTCGCCTACGAGAGCCTCGCCATCAGGGACGCTACCCTTCCCCACACCATCCCCAACTTCGCCAGCCTCATGTGGCCCAGCGGATCAAACCCCAATTTCTG CGAGAAGGCGCGCTCGTTCACCAAGCAAGTGGCGGAGTTGGAGGAGATGGTGAGGAGGATGGTGTTGGAGAGCCTGGGCGTGGCGAAGTACGCGGAGGAGCAGATGCAGTCGACGTACTACCTGCTGCGGTTCACGGAGTACGGGGCGGCCGGCGAGTGGgacgaggagaagaggaagcTGGCTCACATGGCGCACCGGGACACGAACATGCTGTCGATCGTGTGCCAGTTGAACGAGGTGGACGGGCTGCAGGTGGAGGCCATGGACGGGGAGTGGCACCTGGCCGCGCCCAGATCGGTCGCTTCCTTCTTCGTCATCGCAGGAGAGGCTTTCCAC GCATGGAGTAACGGGAGGGTGTACGCCCCCATGCACGGCGTCGCCATGGACGGCACAGTAGCGAGATACTCCGCCATCCTGTTTTCGAGGCCTATGAGCGAGCAAACGATCCAAGCCCCAGCGGAGCTCGTGGACGGTGACCATCCCTCTCTCTTCCGACCTTTCGAGTACGGCGACTTCTTGCACTTCTGCGTCTCTGCGGAGGGCAGAAAGCTAAAGAAGTGCAGACTGAGCGCTTATCGCAGGGAGGAGGACATCACCAAAGAAGATGAAGCATGA
- the LOC135640322 gene encoding katanin p60 ATPase-containing subunit A1-like, translated as MAGTLAGLQDHLKLAREYALEGLYDTSIIFFDGAIAQINKHLSTLDDTEIRAKWMNCKKAISEEVGIVKQLDAELRAFKEIPGTRRSSSPPISVKSSFVFQPLDEYPASSGASDDPDVWRPPSRDTQNRRPTRTTQTGMRKSSQDGTWARGSSRAGTVGRGAKASSGKSSSTARSSAASGKKGKSSSSKPDAQNGDAEEAKPKKGQYEGPDADLAAMLERDVLETSPGVRWDDVAGLSEAKRLLEEAVVLPLWMPEYFQGIRRPWKGVLMFGPPGTGKTLLAKAVATECGTTFFNVSSATLASKWRGESERMVRCLFDLARAYAPSTIFIDEIDSLCNSRGASGEHESSRRVKSELLVQIDGVNNSSTGEDGQKKIVMVLAATNFPWDIDEALRRRLEKRIYIPLPNFESRKELIKINLRTVEVAPDVDIDEVARRTEGYSGDDLTNVCRDASLNGMRRKIAGKTRDEIKNMAKEEISKDPVAMCDFEEALTKVQRSVSSADIERHEKWFSEFGSA; from the exons GCATCTGAGCACTCTGGATGACACTGAAATTCGTGCAAAATGGATGAATTGTAAGAAGGCTATTTCCGAGGAGGTTGGCATTGTCAAACAATTGGATGCTGAATTAAGGGCTTTCAAGGAAATTCCAGGGACCAGGAGGTCCTCTTCACCCCCGATATCTGTTAAATCCTCCTTTGTTTTCCAACCACTGGATGAGTACCCAGCTTCTTCAGGTGCCTCGGATGATCCAGATGTTTGGAGACCACCAAGCCGAGACACTCAGAACAGAAGGCCCACAAGGACCACCCAAACTGGCATGAGGAAGTCCTCTCAAGATGGTACTTGGGCACGTGGTTCTTCCAGGGCGGGAACTGTTGGGCGTGGTGCTAAGGCCAGCTCGGGTAAAAGTAGTTCAACTGCCAGATCATCAGCTGCCAGTGGAAAGAAAGGAAAATCCAGCTCTAGCAAGCCAGATGCACAG AATGGTGATGCAGAAGAAGCAAAGCCaaaaaagggacagtatgaaggaCCTGATGCAGACTTGGCTGCAATGCTTGAAAGGGATGTCTTGGAGACTAGTCCTGGTGTGAGATGGGATGATGTTGCAGGACTAAGCGAAGCCAAAAGACTCCTAGAGGAAGCTGTAGTTCTTCCTCTATGGATGCCCGAGTATTTTCAG GGGATTCGACGGCCTTGGAAAGGTGTCCTTATGTTTGGTCCACCCGGTACCGGAAAGACACTTTTGGCAAAGGCTGTAGCTACAGAATGCGGTACAACATTCTTCAATGTTTCTTCTGCTACACTGGCTTCGAAATGGCGTGGAGAGAGTGAGAGGATGGTGCGTTGCCTGTTTGATCTTGCAAGAGCCTACGCTCCAAGTACAATTTTTATCGATGAAATTGATTCTCTGTGCAATTCTCGGGG GGCTTCAGGTGAGCATGAGTCATCTAGAAGAGTGAAGTCTGAACTCCTAGTTCAAATTGATGGTGTCAACAATAGCTCTACTGGTGAAGATGGTCAAAAGAAAATAGTGATGGTTTTGGCGGCTACCAATTTCCCCTGGGACATAGATGAGGCACTTAG GAGGCGGCTGGAAAAGAGGATTTATATACCTCTTCCTAATTTTGAAAGTCGAAAGGAGCTTATAAAGATCAATTTAAGAACTGTTGAG GTAGCTCCAGATGTAGACATCGATGAAGTAGCCCGTCGAACAGAAGGTTACAGTGGAGATGATCTCACGAACGTTTGTCGTGATGCTTCATTGAATGGTATGAGGCGCAAAATTGCTGGCAAGACAAGGGATGAGATCAAGAACATGGCAAAAGAAGAGATCTCAAAGGACCCTGTGGCTATGTGTGACTTCGAAGAAGCTCTGACAAAAGTCCAGAGGAGTGTTTCTAGTGCTGATATAGAACGCCACGAGAAGTGGTTTTCGGAGTTTGGGTCGGCCTAG